The window GTTTGCAATGTAGCGCTCGTAGGTCTGCCGTGATCCTCTCGCTTCTTGAGCCGCCTGGACATCGGGGGTAAAGGCGATTTCTCCAAATTTACGGGCCATAGCCACCTCCTAAACCGATGTGGGAGCGCTGATGCCCCGCATGCCGACAAAGTTGGGAAGATGCTTGAGGCGATCGATCCAGCTTAAGACGTGGGGATAGGGGGCTAGGTCAATCTTGCCATCGGCAGCCAGAGCCACATAGGGAAACACAGCCACATCTGCAATGGTGGGATGGCCCAGTTCTAACCACGCCCGATCAGCTAGGTGTTTATTGAGCTGCGTCAGAATGAACGTCGCGCGCTGCTCAGCCCGCTCTAAATTGATGTTAGTCACCTTGAATAAGTGATAAAGGCGGGCAAACTCTGGCCCTTGGCGAATTTCCCCAGCCGTGGTGGAGAGCCAGCGCATTACCTGAGCCAGGGGTAGCGCCTCTAACGGCAACCAAGCCTCAACCCCTCCATACTGCCGCGCCAGATACACCAGAATGGCCTGGGCATCCGCTAACACGGTCTCCCCATCGACTAAGACCGGCACCTGCCCAAACGGATTTAGCGCCAAAAAGTCTGGCTGCTGATGGGCACCTGCCCTCATGTCAACCTGAATCCATTCGTAGGGTTGCTCTAAGAGGGAAAGCAATAGCTTCACCTTGTAGGCATTGCCAGACATTTCATGACCATAGAGCTGCATCATGGGCGGAGGACTCCAAAACGAGGAATAGCGATATCAGAAGACTGTACCGAACGTTCGGCACAATTTAACTGTACTGGACGTTCGGTATGATGTCAATAGCTGCTTGTTTGCCATTCACAATGCCTAAAGAAACCTATATTCCATGTCTGCTGCGGTTGTTTCGGCAACATGGCTACGACGGTGCAACGCTTGCCAAGATTTCGGAGGCAACCGGATTAGGAAAAGCCAGCTTGTACCATCACTTCCCCGGTGGTAAAGACGAGATGGTGGAAGTTGTGCTGGCGTTTTTAGAAAACCAGTTAGATCAACATGTTTTGCAAAATCTGCGCGGGCCAGGGGATGCCATGGCACGACTGCAGCGTATGAGTGAATATTTGCAGGAGGCTTATGAAGGGGGTAAGCAACCCTGCATTCTGGCAACTTTATTGCTGGGGTCAGCCCGGGATATCTTTCACGGCAAAGTTAAAGGGTTTCTGCGCACCTGGATAGGGGCGATCGCGACCGTTCTGATGGAATCGGGCGTGGATGAGCACCTGGCCTATCAGCGGGGAGAAAACGCCCTGCTGACGGTTCAAGGGGCCCTGATTCTCTCTCAAGGTTTGGAAGATCCTGCCATCTTTCAACGCGCTGTTCAACAATTGCCCACCACCCTTTGCCAGGCCGAAACATCGGTTTCCTAATCAGCCGAAACATCGGTTTCCTAATCATGGGAACGCGCAACTCAATCCAGACCCTTGGGCCTGGCTGAAGCGTGGTGTGATTGTGCCTCTTTAGAGCGAGTGTCTATCAGAATGGGTGTCTATCAGATCGAGAATTTCGTCAAACTCGAAACGTCGGGTGAGCCCCGTGAGCCGTTCTGAAAGCGCGGCCTGACTCGCCGGAATCTTGGCAATCAGGCGATGGAGCCAGTCCCCATCTGCCTGCACCGCTGCTTTTCGAAGTTCCTCAAGCCAGCCATCGGGCATTG is drawn from Leptolyngbya sp. SIO1E4 and contains these coding sequences:
- a CDS encoding glutathione S-transferase; the protein is MMQLYGHEMSGNAYKVKLLLSLLEQPYEWIQVDMRAGAHQQPDFLALNPFGQVPVLVDGETVLADAQAILVYLARQYGGVEAWLPLEALPLAQVMRWLSTTAGEIRQGPEFARLYHLFKVTNINLERAEQRATFILTQLNKHLADRAWLELGHPTIADVAVFPYVALAADGKIDLAPYPHVLSWIDRLKHLPNFVGMRGISAPTSV
- a CDS encoding TetR/AcrR family transcriptional regulator is translated as MPKETYIPCLLRLFRQHGYDGATLAKISEATGLGKASLYHHFPGGKDEMVEVVLAFLENQLDQHVLQNLRGPGDAMARLQRMSEYLQEAYEGGKQPCILATLLLGSARDIFHGKVKGFLRTWIGAIATVLMESGVDEHLAYQRGENALLTVQGALILSQGLEDPAIFQRAVQQLPTTLCQAETSVS